TCGAAACCGGCGCCGGGGGCCAGGTGCTCCTCATTACAGGCGATCACCGGCCCGAAGCGAAGATTGTCGGGGTCGTAATGCGGCCCGAAGGAGAAGGCGTGCCAAGACTCGATCCCGGCCGCGGCCTCGCCTCCCCGGTAGCGGTCCGTCGCACGCCGTACGTCCATCACGCCCCCACCGTAGCCACATCCAGCAAGCGGCAAGGGCCCACCAACCTCCACTGGTCCCATGCGCCGGCCGCGAGGACACCGGCATTAAGCGCCCCCGTAGGCGACCGAGCCATCCGATAAGGCAGTCTTGTCCCGTGCCCGAACCCGAATCCAGCAAGCCACCCGCCACCAGCCCCGGCTCCCACCCCCACCCCGCAACCCTCAAGCGGCTGGAGAAGTCGTCGGGAAGTCTCGCCGCGCAAGCCATCGCGCGCATGGACGAGACGCTGCCGTGGTACCGGGCCATGCCCCCGGAGAACCGTTCCTGGATCGGTCTGGTGGCCCAGGCGGGCATCGCCGCGTTCACCGAGTGGTTCCGGCACCCCGACGCCCCCCAGGCGATCTCCACCGACGTGTTCGGAACCGCGCCGCGCGAGCTGACCCGGGCCATCACCCTCCGCCAGACCGTCGAGATGGTGCGCACCACCATCGAGGTCATGGAGTCCGCGATCGACGAGGTGGCCGCTCCCGGCGACGAGAACGTGCTGCGAGAAGCCCTGCTCGTCTACGCCCGCGAGATCGCCTTCGCCACCGCCCAGGTCTACGCCCAGGCCGCCGAGGCACGCGGTGCCTGGGACGCACGCCTGGAGTCGCTGGTCGTGAACGCCGTCCTCAGCGGGGAGGCCGACGAGGGTGCGGTATCCCGCGCCGCCGCCCTCGGCTGGAACGCTCCCGAGCATGTGTGCGTGGTGTTGGGTACGGCGCCGGACGGTGACAGTGAGTTGACCGTGGAGGCGATCCGGCGGGCGGCCCGGCACGCCAAGTTGCAGGTGCTCACCGGGGTGCTCGGGGACCGGCTGGTGGTGATCGCGGGCGGCAGCGACAACCCCCTCGCGGTGGCCAAGTCGCTGATCGGGCCGTATGCCGCCGGGCCGGTGGTGGCGGGTCCCGTCGTACCGGATCTGCTGGCCGCGACCCGGTCCGCGCAGGCCGCCGCGGCCGGGCTGAAGGCGTGTTCTGCCTGGCAGGACGCCCCGCGGCCGGTGCTGGCCGACGATCTGCTGCCGGAGCGCGCGATGGCCGGGGACCCGAGCGCTCGCGAGCAGCTGGTGGAGGAGATCTACAGACCGCTGGAGGAAGCCGGTTCCGCGCTCCTGGAGACGCTCTCCGTCTATCTCGAGCAGGCGAGCAGCCTCGAAGGCGCCGCGCGCATGCTGTTCGTCCATCCCAACACCGTGCGCTACCGGCTCCGACGTGTGACTGACGTCACCGGCTGGTCGCCATCAGATGTACGGTCGGCGTTCACGTTGCGGATCGCGCTGATCCTGGGGCGTCTGGCCGATGGAGATCCGCAGTCCTAGCCTTTTGTCGGGGGCCTACAAAACCCCTTCGCGTTCTTCGTCCCTGTCCCCACGGGCGGCCGTGGCCGTCCCCAAGAGAGAGTGTGAGAGTGCTCGTACTCGTCGCTCCCGGCCAAGGCGCCCAGACGCCCGGCTTCCTGACCCCCTGGCTCGAACTGCCCGGTGCCGCGGACCGCGTCGCCGCGTGGTCGGACGCCATCGGACTGGACCTCGCCCACTACGGCACACAGGCCGACGCGGACGCGATCCGTGACACCGCCGTGGCCCAGCCGCTGCTGGTCGCGGCCGGAATCCTCTCCGCCGCAGCACTGGGTGACATCGCGCCCGGCGCGGTCGCCGGTCACAGCGTCGGCGAGATCACCGCCGCCTCCTTCGCCGGCATCCTCGACGACACCGCCGCGCTGGCCCTCGTACGCAAGCGGGGTCTGGCCATGGCCGACGCCGCCGCGGTCACCGAGACGGGTATGTCGGCGCTGCTCGGCGGCGACCCCGAGGTGTCGGTGGCGCATCTGGAGAAGCTGGGCCTGACCCCGGCGAACGTCAACGGCGCCGGTCAGATCGTCGCCGCGGGCACGCTGGAGCAGCTCGCCGCGCTCGCCGAGGACAAGCCCGAGGGCGTACGCAAGGTCGTCGCGCTGAAGGTGGCCGGCGCCTTCCACACGCATCACATGGCTCCGGCGGTCGACGTGCTGGCCAAGGCCGCCGCGGACCTGACGCCCGGCGACCCCGGGATCACCTACGTTTCGAACAAGGACGGCCAGGCCGTCGCGACCGGCGCCGAGGTGCTCGAACGCCTCGTCGGCCAGGTCGCGAACCCCGTCCGCTGGGACCTGTGCATGGAGACCTTCAAGGAGCTGGGCGTCACCGCGCTCCTGGAGGTCTGCCCCGGCGGCACGCTCACCGGCCTCGCCAAGCGCGCGCTCCCCGGCGTCAAGACGCTGGCCCTGAAGACCCCCGACGACCTCGACGCGGCCCGCGAGCTCATCGCCGAGCACGCCGACGCCTGACGCCTAAGGAGCCGTAACGAACATGTCGAAGATCAAGCCCAGCAAGGGCGCCCCGTACGCGTGCATTCTCGGCGTGGGCGGTTACCGTCCCACCCGGGTCGTGCCGAACGAGGTGATCCTCGAGAAGATCGACTCGTCCGACGAGTGGATCCGTTCGCGCTCCGGCATCGAGACCCGGCACTGGGCCTCCGACGAGGAGACAGTGGCCGCGATGTCGATCGAGGCGTCCGGCAAGGCGATCGCCGACGCCGGGATCTCCGCCGAGCAGATCGGCGCCGTGGTCGTCTCGACCGTCTCGCACTTCAGCCAGACCCCGGCCGTCGCCACCGAGATCGCCGACAAGCTCGGCACCGACAAGGCCGCCGCGTTCGACATCTCGGCGGGCTGCGCGGGCTTCGGCTACGGCCTCACGCTCGCCAAGGGCATGATCGTCGAGGGTTCCGCGGAGTACGTCCTCGTCATCGGCGTCGAGCGGCTGTCGGACCTGACCGACCTGGAGGACCGGGCCACCGCGTTCCTCTTCGGTGACGGTGCGGGCGCGGTCGTGGTCGGCCCCGCCCAGGAACCGGCGATCGGCCCGACGGTCTGGGGCTCGGAGGGCGACAAGTCCGAGACGATCAAGCAGACGGTGCCGTGGACGGACTTCCGCAACGGCGAGGTCGCCAAGTTCCCTGCGATCACGCAGGAGGGCCAGGCGGTGTTCCGCTGGGCCGTGTTCGAGATGGCGAAGGTCGCCCAGCAGGCGCTGGACGCGGCCGGAATCACCCCGGACGACCTGGACGTCTTCATTCCGCACCAGGCCAACGAGCGGATCATCGACTCGATGGTGAAGACGCTGAAACTGCCGGAGCACGTCACGGTCGCCCGTGATGTTCGCACCACCGGCAACACCTCGGCCGCCTCGATTCCGCTCGCGATGGAGCGGCTTCTGGCGACCGGCGAGGCGAAGAGCGGCGACACCGCGCTCGTCATCGGATTCGGGGCGGGTCTCGTCTACGCCGCCACGGTCGTTACCCTCCCCTAGGCACTCCGTGCCGGATCACCCGGTCCGGCACGGAAACCAACGCCACACCCTCTGGATACATAGAAGGAGCGCCTGACATGGCCGCCACTCAGGAAGAGATCGTCGCCGGTCTCGCCGACATCGTGAACGAGATCGCCGGCATCCCGGTTGAGGACGTCCAGCTGGACAAGTCCTTCACCGACGACCTGGACGTCGACTCGCTGTCCATGGTCGAGGTCGTCGTCGCCGCCGAAGAGCGCTTCGACGTCAAGATCCCGGACGAGGACGTCAAGAACCTCAAGACGGTCGGCGACGCGACCGACTACATCCTCAAGCACCAGGGCTGACTCACCCCGTAGCCCTGACTGCAAGGCCCCGCCACCCGGCGGTGGCGCCGTTGTCCCCGCGATGAGCGGGGGTTGTCCTCCTCGGATCCGTTGGAGAAAGAATTCCCGTGAGCCCGACCAATCGCACCGTGGTCGTCACCGGTATCGGCGCAACCACACCGCTGGGTGGCGACGCAGCCTCTACCTGGGAGGGCCTGATCGCCGGCAAGTCCGGCGTCAAGCCCCTGGAGCAGGACTGGGCGGCCGAGCAGGCCGTCCGTATCGCGGCCCCGGTCGCCGTGGAGCCTTCCGAGGTCATTCCACGGCCGCAGGCCCGCCGCCTGGACCGGTCGGCGCAGTTCGCGCTGATCGCCGCCCAGGAGGCCTGGGCGGACGCCGGTTTCACCGCCAAGGCCGGTGAGACTGCGACATCAGCCGCTACCGCGGCGGGCACCGTCGACCCCGACCGGCTCGGCGCGGTCATCGCCTCCGGCATCGGCGGCGTGACGACCCTGCTCGACCAGTACGACGTGCTCAAGGAGAAGGGCGTCCGCCGCGTCTCCCCGCACACCGTCCCCATGCTGATGCCGAACGGCCCCTCCGCCAACGTGGGTCTGGCCGTGGGCGCCCGCGCGGGCGTGCACACGCCGGTCTCCGCGTGTGCCTCCGGCGCCGAGGCCATCGGCTACGCCATCGAGATGATCCGCTCCGGCCGCGCCGACGTCGTCGTCGCGGGTGGTACGGAGGCGGCGATCCATCCGCTGCCCATCGCCGCGTTCGGCAACATGATGGCGATGTCCAAGAACAACGACGATCCCGAGGGCGCGTCCCGTCCGTACGACGTGGCCCGTGACGGCTTCGTCCTCGGCGAGGGCGCCGGCGTGATCGTCCTGGAGTCCGCCGAGCACGCCGCGAAGCGCGGTGCGCGGGTGTACGCCGAGGCGGTCGGGCAGGGTATCTCCGCCGACAGCCACGACATCGTGCAGCCCGAGCCGGAAGGGCGCGGTATCTCGCACGCGCTGCAGAACCTGCTCGACAACACCGACCTGAACCCGGCCGAGATCATGCACGTCAACGCGCACGCGACGTCCACGCCGGCCGGTGACGTGGCCGAGCTGAAGGCGCTGCGGAAGGTGTTCGGCGACGACACGGACCACATGGCGGTCTCCGCGACCAAGTCGATGACCGGGCATCTGCTGGGCGGCGCGGGCGGCGTGGAGTCGGTCGCGACGGTGCTGGCCCTGTACCACCGGCTGGCTCCGCCGACCATCAACGTCGAGAACCTCGACCCCGAGGCCGAGGCCAACGCGGACGTGGTGCGCGGCGAGGCCCGGAAGCTGCCGGTCGAGGGCCGGATCGCCGCGCTGAACGACTCGTTCGGCTTCGGCGGGCACAACGTGGTGCTGGCGTTCCGTACGGTGTGAAGTCGCCGTTAGCTGAAAGTGGCCCGGTCTCCAGGCGGAGGTCGGGCCATTCGCCGTTGCTGGATCTGTTGTCGGCCGACTGCCGGTCGGTGGGAGCTGGTCGCGCCCACGCGGCGGAGCCGCATATCGATACAGCCCCGCGCCCCTTCAGGGCGTTGCCGCCCAAGTCCCTCTAGACGACCTGGTGCAGCCACCTCACCGGGGCTCCCTCGCCCGCGTACCTGAACGGCTCCAGTTCGTCGTCCCACGGCTTGCCCAGGAGCTTGGACAGTTCGGCCTCCAAGTCCGTCTCCCCCCGCTGGGAGCGGACGAGGGCTGCCCTGAGGCGGTCTTCGGGGATGAGGATGTCGCCGTGGATGCCGGTGACGGCGTGGAAGATGCCGAGGTCGGGGGTGCAGCTGTAGCGCTCGCCCTCGGCGGTGGGGCAGGGCTCGGCGGTGACTTCGAACCGCAGGAGGTGCCAGCCGCGCAGGGCGGACGCCAGTTTGGAGGCGGTGCCGGCCTCGGCCTGCCAGGAGAACTCGGAGCGCCAGGTGCCGGGGGCCGCGGGCTGCCGGATCCAGTCGAGGCTGACGCGTGTGCCGAGCACCCCGGCCACGGCCCACTCGACATGCGGGCACAGCGCGCGCGGCGCGGAGTGCACGTACAGAACTCCACGTGTCGTCACCGGGACCTCCGGGCAGAGCGGACCATCTTTGCGAACTGGCGGAACGGCAGTGGCTCCAGCCACGTTTGATGGCGAGGCTACCGTGCGGCGGCGCAAGGAGTGTGACGTACCGTCGGTCCCGGTGCCGTGAAACGCCCGCCATTCACCCGGCAGGACGCTTGTACGGGTGCGCGGCGTTGCTTCTCGCGCGGTCGGGAACTCCCGCGCGTTGTTATGGGGGAGGAGCATTGCATGTCGAGCGAGGGGATCACCAGGGGATGCGGAAGCGCAGCGGCCGTTCGACGGCTGTTCTCGCCGTTCTGGTGACGGCCGTCCTGGGTGTCGCGGGGTGCGACGCCGCCGGTGGCGACTCGCCGGCTCCGGGAGGCACCGAGGCCAAGCAGGGGAAGCCGTCCCCGAGGCCGACCCCGACGTGGGACCGCAGCCCGAGCTCGGTCGCCGCGGTGGGCGACTCCATCACCCGGGGTTTCGACGCGTGCTCGGTCCTGTCGGACTGCCCCGAGGCCTCCTGGGCGACCGGCAGCAGAGAGGACGTGGACAGCCTCGCCGTACGGCTGCTGGGCCGGACGCAGGCCGCAAAGCGCAGCTGGAACTACGCCCGGACCGGGGCGCTGATGGCGGACGTGGCCGGGCAGATGGCGCAGGCGGTGACGCGGAAGCCGCAGTTGGTGGCGGTGATGGCGGGGGCGAACGACGCCTGTCGCGCGACCACGTCGGCGATGACCTCGGTGGCCGACTTCCGCACCCAGTTCAAGGACGCGATGAGCACGCTGCGCACTTCTCTGCCCAAGGCCCAGGTGTATGTGGCGAGCGTGCCGGACCTGAAGCGGCTGTGGTCCGAGGGGCGGAGCAACCCGCTGGGCAAGCAGGTGTGGAAGCTCGGGATCTGCCCCTCGATGCTGGACGACGCGGACGCTCTGGACGCGGCGGCGACCCTGCGGCGGGACACGGTGCAGGACCGGGTGGAGGCGTACAACGAGGTGCTGGAGGAGGTGTGTGAGAAGGACCGGTACTGCCGCTTCGACGGCGGCGCGGTGTACGAGTACCGGTTCGGTACGGAGCAGCTGAGCCACTGGGACTGGTTCCACCCGAGTGTGAACGGACAGGCGCGGCTGGCGGAGATTGCCTATCGCACGGTCAC
This genomic window from Streptomyces sp. DG2A-72 contains:
- the fasR gene encoding fatty acid biosynthesis transcriptional regulator FasR; the protein is MPEPESSKPPATSPGSHPHPATLKRLEKSSGSLAAQAIARMDETLPWYRAMPPENRSWIGLVAQAGIAAFTEWFRHPDAPQAISTDVFGTAPRELTRAITLRQTVEMVRTTIEVMESAIDEVAAPGDENVLREALLVYAREIAFATAQVYAQAAEARGAWDARLESLVVNAVLSGEADEGAVSRAAALGWNAPEHVCVVLGTAPDGDSELTVEAIRRAARHAKLQVLTGVLGDRLVVIAGGSDNPLAVAKSLIGPYAAGPVVAGPVVPDLLAATRSAQAAAAGLKACSAWQDAPRPVLADDLLPERAMAGDPSAREQLVEEIYRPLEEAGSALLETLSVYLEQASSLEGAARMLFVHPNTVRYRLRRVTDVTGWSPSDVRSAFTLRIALILGRLADGDPQS
- a CDS encoding ACP S-malonyltransferase, with product MLVLVAPGQGAQTPGFLTPWLELPGAADRVAAWSDAIGLDLAHYGTQADADAIRDTAVAQPLLVAAGILSAAALGDIAPGAVAGHSVGEITAASFAGILDDTAALALVRKRGLAMADAAAVTETGMSALLGGDPEVSVAHLEKLGLTPANVNGAGQIVAAGTLEQLAALAEDKPEGVRKVVALKVAGAFHTHHMAPAVDVLAKAAADLTPGDPGITYVSNKDGQAVATGAEVLERLVGQVANPVRWDLCMETFKELGVTALLEVCPGGTLTGLAKRALPGVKTLALKTPDDLDAARELIAEHADA
- a CDS encoding ketoacyl-ACP synthase III; amino-acid sequence: MSKIKPSKGAPYACILGVGGYRPTRVVPNEVILEKIDSSDEWIRSRSGIETRHWASDEETVAAMSIEASGKAIADAGISAEQIGAVVVSTVSHFSQTPAVATEIADKLGTDKAAAFDISAGCAGFGYGLTLAKGMIVEGSAEYVLVIGVERLSDLTDLEDRATAFLFGDGAGAVVVGPAQEPAIGPTVWGSEGDKSETIKQTVPWTDFRNGEVAKFPAITQEGQAVFRWAVFEMAKVAQQALDAAGITPDDLDVFIPHQANERIIDSMVKTLKLPEHVTVARDVRTTGNTSAASIPLAMERLLATGEAKSGDTALVIGFGAGLVYAATVVTLP
- a CDS encoding acyl carrier protein is translated as MAATQEEIVAGLADIVNEIAGIPVEDVQLDKSFTDDLDVDSLSMVEVVVAAEERFDVKIPDEDVKNLKTVGDATDYILKHQG
- a CDS encoding beta-ketoacyl synthase codes for the protein MSPTNRTVVVTGIGATTPLGGDAASTWEGLIAGKSGVKPLEQDWAAEQAVRIAAPVAVEPSEVIPRPQARRLDRSAQFALIAAQEAWADAGFTAKAGETATSAATAAGTVDPDRLGAVIASGIGGVTTLLDQYDVLKEKGVRRVSPHTVPMLMPNGPSANVGLAVGARAGVHTPVSACASGAEAIGYAIEMIRSGRADVVVAGGTEAAIHPLPIAAFGNMMAMSKNNDDPEGASRPYDVARDGFVLGEGAGVIVLESAEHAAKRGARVYAEAVGQGISADSHDIVQPEPEGRGISHALQNLLDNTDLNPAEIMHVNAHATSTPAGDVAELKALRKVFGDDTDHMAVSATKSMTGHLLGGAGGVESVATVLALYHRLAPPTINVENLDPEAEANADVVRGEARKLPVEGRIAALNDSFGFGGHNVVLAFRTV
- a CDS encoding DUF3145 domain-containing protein gives rise to the protein MTTRGVLYVHSAPRALCPHVEWAVAGVLGTRVSLDWIRQPAAPGTWRSEFSWQAEAGTASKLASALRGWHLLRFEVTAEPCPTAEGERYSCTPDLGIFHAVTGIHGDILIPEDRLRAALVRSQRGETDLEAELSKLLGKPWDDELEPFRYAGEGAPVRWLHQVV
- a CDS encoding SGNH/GDSL hydrolase family protein, which codes for MRKRSGRSTAVLAVLVTAVLGVAGCDAAGGDSPAPGGTEAKQGKPSPRPTPTWDRSPSSVAAVGDSITRGFDACSVLSDCPEASWATGSREDVDSLAVRLLGRTQAAKRSWNYARTGALMADVAGQMAQAVTRKPQLVAVMAGANDACRATTSAMTSVADFRTQFKDAMSTLRTSLPKAQVYVASVPDLKRLWSEGRSNPLGKQVWKLGICPSMLDDADALDAAATLRRDTVQDRVEAYNEVLEEVCEKDRYCRFDGGAVYEYRFGTEQLSHWDWFHPSVNGQARLAEIAYRTVTAKKA